Proteins encoded by one window of Salvia splendens isolate huo1 chromosome 14, SspV2, whole genome shotgun sequence:
- the LOC121763850 gene encoding uncharacterized protein LOC121763850, protein MALEWVVLGYAAAAEAIMLLFLTLPGLDPIRKGLITVTQGLLKPFLSIVPFCLFLLMDIYWKYETRPTCESDSCSPSEHLRHQKSIMKSQRNALLIASALIFYWLLYSVTALVVKIDRLKNRIEKHA, encoded by the coding sequence atggcGCTGGAATGGGTAGTCCTCGGTTACGCCGCCGCCGCAGAGGCAATCATGCTCCTCTTCCTCACCCTCCCCGGCCTTGACCCTATCCGGAAGGGCCTAATCACCGTCACCCAGGGCCTCCTCAAACCCTTCCTCTCCATCGTCCCCTTCTGCCTCTTCCTCCTCATGGACATCTACTGGAAGTACGAGACCCGCCCCACCTGCGAGTCCGACTCCTGCTCCCCCTCCGAGCACCTCCGCCATCAGAAATCCATCATGAAGTCGCAGCGCAAcgccctcctcatcgcctccgcCCTCATCTTCTACTGGCTGCTCTACTCCGTCACGGCGCTCGTCGTCAAGATCGATCGCCTCAAAAATCGGATCGAAAAGCACGCCTGA
- the LOC121763849 gene encoding cytochrome P450 71A8-like gives MEEIGLNFNPIFIIFTSLVSLILLFSINRILFKSSPKRKLPPSPPKLPIIGNLHQLASSLPHHALHSMAQQHGPIMLLHFGSVPTVIVSSADIVREIIRSHDLNFSNRPELKAMRKLLYGSRDVGSAPHGEYWRQMRSIFVLQMLSSKRVQSFGSIREEETALMVKRIEESSGPVDLSKMMAETNADAAFRSTFGGKYSETENGKKFPGLMREFMDLIGTADIGDFVPWLGWIGRVNGFDKRLDETAKRMDEVLESVIQERQAQVKAVKEDFVDVLVEIYKDRSVDSSIDRDSIKALLLDVFVGGTDTISSSTEWVMSELLRHPRVMEKLQSEVRGIVKQNQHIKQDDLEKMGYMKAVIKETLRLHPPFTLVSRMTNKDVQIKGYDVAAGTLMMINVWALGRDHVSWVEPEKFRPERFLNSLIDFKGQDFELIPFGAGRRGCPGITYATVTMEIMLANLVHKFDWKLPNGIDLDMTESHGVTAHRASPLLALASQPK, from the exons ATGGAGGAAATTGGATTGAACTTCAACCCAATATTCATCATCTTCACCTCTCTTGTTTCTCTAATCTTGTTATTCTCCATTAACCGAATCTTATTCAAATCCTCACCCAAGAGAAAACTCCCCCCTTCCCCACCAAAGCTACCTATAATCGGAAACCTCCATCAGTTAGCAAGCTCCCTTCCTCACCATGCCCTCCACTCCATGGCCCAACAACACGGCCCCATCATGCTTCTCCACTTCGGCAGCGTCCCCACCGTCATCGTCTCCTCGGCTGACATAGTCCGCGAGATCATCCGATCCCACGACCTGAACTTCTCCAACCGGCCCGAGCTCAAGGCCATGAGGAAGCTGCTCTACGGCAGCAGAGACGTGGGCTCCGCGCCACACGGCGAGTACTGGAGGCAGATGAGAAGCATCTTTGTCCTGCAGATGCTCAGCAGCAAAAGGGTGCAGTCCTTCGGCTCGATAAGGGAGGAGGAAACGGCCCTTATGGTGAAGCGGATCGAGGAGAGTTCGGGGCCGGTGGATTTGAGCAAGATGATGGCGGAGACGAACGCTGATGCGGCCTTCAGATCGACGTTCGGTGGGAAATACAGCGAGACTGAGAATGGGAAGAAGTTTCCGGGTTTGATGAGGGAGTTCATGGATCTTATTGGAACGGCTGATATTGGTGATTTTGTTCCTTGGCTTGGATGGATTGGTCGTGTTAATGGTTTTGATAAGAGGCTTGATGAGACTGCGAAACGGATGGATGAGGTTTTGGAGAGTGTGATTCAAGAAAGGCAAGCTCAGGTGAAGGCCGTGAAAGAAGATTTTGTGGATGTTTTGGTGGAAATCTACAAGGATCGGAGTGTTGATTCCTCCATTGATCGGGACAGCATCAAAGCCTTGCTTTTG GATGTATTCGTTGGTGGAACTGATACAATATCCTCATCTACGGAATGGGTGATGTCGGAACTCCTACGACATCCTAGGGTGATGGAAAAGTTGCAATCCGAGGTACGAGGCATCGTTAAACAGAATCAACATATCAAACAAGATGACCTAGAAAAAATGGGATACATGAAGGCCGTGATCAAGGAAACCTTGCGTCTCCATCCACCCTTCACACTGGTTTCACGAATGACAAACAAGGACGTGCAGATCAAAGGCTACGACGTTGCTGCCGGGACACTAATGATGATCAATGTATGGGCCTTGGGGAGGGACCATGTCTCTTGGGTTGAACCAGAAAAGTTTAGGCCAGAAAGATTCTTAAAttctttaattgattttaaaggGCAAGATTTCGAATTGATCCCGTTTGGGGCTGGGAGAAGGGGATGTCCTGGGATTACATATGCTACTGTTACTATGGAGATTATGTTAGCTAATCTGGTACACAAATTTGATTGGAAATTGCCTAACGGGATTGACCTCGACATGACTGAGAGCCATGGAGTCACTGCCCATAGAGCTTCTCCTCTTCTTGCACTTGCCTCTCAACCTAAATGA